From the genome of Pseudomonas yamanorum, one region includes:
- a CDS encoding cell division protein FtsQ/DivIB, with protein sequence MNGASLRHQQPAPGRKPVPRGASRMVAKEPMSARMPKANFGFLKALFWPVILVALGFGTYEGAQRLLPYADRPITKISVQGDLSYISQQAVQQRIAPFVASSFFTIDLAGMRSELEQMPWIAHAEVRRVWPDQVTIRLEEQLPVARWGDGQLLNNQGQAFAPREVANYEHLPQLFGPQRAQQQVMQQYQALSQMLRPLGFSIARLELRERGSWFLTTGAGSSGPGIELLLGRGNLVEKMRRFIAIYEKTLKEQITNIASIDLRYANGLAVGWRAPAAPTAAQPAVAKN encoded by the coding sequence ATGAACGGCGCATCGCTTCGTCATCAGCAACCCGCTCCCGGCCGCAAGCCGGTGCCGCGTGGTGCCAGCCGAATGGTGGCTAAAGAGCCGATGTCGGCGCGCATGCCGAAAGCCAACTTTGGTTTTCTGAAGGCTTTGTTCTGGCCGGTGATCCTGGTGGCGTTGGGGTTTGGTACGTACGAAGGCGCCCAGCGTCTGTTGCCGTATGCCGACCGGCCGATCACCAAGATCAGTGTGCAGGGCGATTTGAGCTACATCAGCCAGCAAGCCGTGCAGCAGCGAATCGCCCCGTTTGTGGCGTCGAGCTTCTTCACCATCGACCTGGCAGGCATGCGTTCCGAGCTGGAACAGATGCCATGGATTGCCCACGCCGAAGTTCGTCGCGTGTGGCCGGATCAGGTAACGATCCGCCTGGAAGAACAACTGCCTGTGGCCCGTTGGGGCGATGGACAGTTGTTGAACAACCAGGGCCAGGCGTTTGCACCTCGCGAAGTGGCGAATTACGAGCACCTGCCGCAGTTGTTCGGGCCGCAGCGGGCGCAGCAGCAAGTGATGCAGCAGTACCAGGCGTTGAGCCAGATGCTGCGGCCGTTGGGCTTCTCGATTGCGCGACTGGAATTGCGTGAGCGGGGGAGCTGGTTTTTGACCACGGGTGCAGGCAGTTCCGGCCCGGGCATCGAGTTGTTGCTGGGACGCGGCAACCTGGTGGAAAAGATGCGCCGTTTTATCGCCATCTATGAAAAGACCTTGAAAGAACAGATTACGAACATTGCGAGCATCGACCTGCGTTACGCCAACGGCCTTGCCGTCGGCTGGCGGGCCCCTGCGGCGCCCACGGCAGCGCAACCTGCTGTCGCGAAGAATTAA
- the ftsA gene encoding cell division protein FtsA: MANVQSGKMIVGLDIGTSKVVALVGEVADDGTLEIVGIGTHPSRGLKKGVVVNIESTVQSIQRAIEEAQLMAGCRIHSAFVGVAGNHIRSLNSHGIVAIRDREVSSADLERVLDAAQAVAIPADQRVLHTLPQDYVIDNQEGVREPLGMSGVRLEAKVHVVTCAVNAAQNIEKCVRRCGLEIDDIILEQLASAYSVLTDDEKELGVCLVDIGGGTTDIAIFTEGAIRHTAVIPIAGDQVTNDIAMALRTPTQYAEEIKIRYACALAKLAGAGETIKVPSVGDRPPRELSRQALAEVVEPRYDELFTLIQAELRRSGYEDLIPAGIVLTGGTSKMEGAVELAEEIFHMPVRLGVPHGVKGLGDVVRNPIYSTGVGLLLYGLQKQTDGISLSGPSNRDSYRSDDEAKAPLFERLQAWVKGNF; the protein is encoded by the coding sequence ATGGCAAACGTGCAAAGCGGCAAAATGATCGTCGGTCTGGATATCGGCACCTCCAAAGTGGTGGCGCTGGTAGGCGAGGTCGCGGACGACGGCACGCTGGAAATCGTCGGAATCGGCACGCATCCGTCCCGGGGCCTGAAGAAGGGCGTGGTGGTGAATATTGAATCCACCGTGCAATCGATCCAGCGCGCCATCGAAGAAGCGCAGCTGATGGCCGGTTGCCGGATTCACTCGGCATTCGTCGGTGTTGCCGGCAACCACATCCGCAGCCTGAACTCCCACGGCATCGTGGCGATCCGCGACCGCGAAGTCAGCTCGGCTGACCTGGAGCGGGTACTCGACGCAGCGCAAGCCGTGGCGATCCCGGCTGACCAGCGCGTGCTGCACACGCTGCCGCAGGACTACGTGATCGACAACCAGGAAGGTGTTCGCGAGCCTTTGGGCATGTCGGGCGTCCGTCTGGAAGCCAAGGTTCACGTCGTGACCTGCGCCGTCAACGCTGCACAGAACATTGAAAAATGCGTTCGCCGCTGCGGCCTGGAAATCGACGACATCATTCTCGAGCAGTTGGCTTCGGCTTACTCGGTACTGACCGACGACGAAAAAGAACTGGGCGTGTGCCTGGTGGACATCGGCGGCGGCACCACGGACATCGCGATCTTCACCGAGGGTGCGATCCGTCACACCGCCGTGATCCCGATTGCCGGTGACCAGGTGACCAACGACATCGCCATGGCGTTGCGCACCCCGACCCAGTACGCCGAAGAAATCAAGATCCGTTACGCCTGTGCCCTGGCCAAGCTGGCCGGTGCTGGTGAAACCATCAAGGTGCCGAGCGTGGGCGACCGTCCACCGCGCGAACTGTCGCGTCAGGCGTTGGCCGAAGTGGTCGAGCCGCGCTACGACGAACTGTTCACCCTGATCCAGGCTGAACTGCGCCGCAGCGGCTACGAAGATTTGATCCCGGCCGGCATCGTGCTGACCGGTGGTACCTCGAAGATGGAAGGCGCGGTCGAACTGGCCGAGGAAATCTTCCACATGCCGGTCCGCCTGGGCGTGCCCCATGGCGTGAAAGGCCTGGGCGACGTGGTGCGCAACCCGATTTATTCCACCGGTGTGGGCTTGCTGTTGTACGGGCTGCAAAAGCAGACCGACGGCATTTCCCTGTCGGGCCCGAGCAACCGCGACAGCTACAGAAGCGACGACGAAGCGAAAGCACCGTTGTTCGAGCGGTTGCAGGCTTGGGTGAAAGGCAATTTCTAA
- the ftsZ gene encoding cell division protein FtsZ encodes MFELVDNIPASPVIKVIGVGGGGGNAVNHMVKSNIEGVEFICANTDAQALKSIGARTILQLGTAVTKGLGAGANPEVGRQAALEDRERIAEVLQGTNMVFITTGMGGGTGTGAAPIIAEVAKEMGILTVAVVTRPFPFEGRKRMQIADEGIRLLSESVDSLITIPNEKLLTILGKDASLLSAFAKADDVLAGAVRGISDIIKRPGMINVDFADVRTVMSEMGMAMMGTGCASGPNRAREATEAAIRNPLLEDVNLQGARGILVNITAGPDLSLGEYSDVGSIIEAFASEHAMVKVGTVIDPDMRDELHVTVVATGLGAKIEKPVKVIDNTVHTSHASQQAAAPAPARQELPSVNYRDLDRPTVMRNQAQAGAAASRSPNPQDDLDYLDIPAFLRRQAD; translated from the coding sequence ATGTTCGAACTCGTAGACAACATCCCCGCAAGCCCGGTCATCAAAGTGATCGGCGTCGGCGGTGGCGGCGGCAACGCTGTCAACCACATGGTCAAGAGCAACATTGAAGGCGTTGAATTCATCTGCGCCAACACTGACGCCCAGGCCCTCAAAAGCATCGGTGCACGCACCATCCTGCAATTGGGCACAGCCGTGACCAAGGGCCTGGGTGCCGGCGCGAACCCGGAAGTCGGCCGTCAAGCCGCTCTGGAAGACCGCGAGCGCATTGCTGAAGTGCTGCAAGGCACCAACATGGTGTTCATCACCACAGGCATGGGCGGTGGTACCGGTACCGGTGCTGCGCCGATCATTGCCGAAGTGGCCAAGGAAATGGGGATCCTGACGGTTGCCGTCGTGACCCGTCCGTTCCCGTTCGAAGGTCGCAAGCGCATGCAGATCGCCGATGAAGGCATCCGTCTGCTGTCCGAAAGCGTCGACTCGTTGATCACTATTCCCAACGAGAAGCTGCTGACCATCCTCGGTAAGGACGCCAGCCTGCTGTCGGCTTTCGCCAAGGCTGACGATGTACTGGCCGGTGCCGTTCGCGGTATCTCCGACATCATCAAGCGTCCGGGCATGATCAACGTCGACTTTGCCGACGTACGTACCGTGATGAGCGAAATGGGCATGGCGATGATGGGCACTGGCTGCGCCAGCGGTCCGAACCGTGCACGCGAAGCTACCGAAGCGGCCATCCGCAACCCGTTGCTGGAAGACGTGAACCTGCAAGGTGCACGCGGCATCCTGGTGAACATCACCGCCGGTCCTGACCTGTCCCTGGGTGAGTACTCGGACGTGGGTAGCATCATCGAAGCCTTCGCTTCCGAGCACGCCATGGTCAAGGTCGGTACTGTTATCGATCCGGACATGCGCGACGAACTGCACGTGACCGTTGTTGCTACCGGCCTGGGTGCAAAAATCGAGAAGCCTGTAAAGGTCATCGACAATACCGTCCATACCAGCCACGCCAGCCAGCAAGCTGCCGCTCCAGCGCCTGCGCGCCAGGAACTGCCGTCTGTGAACTATCGTGACCTGGATCGTCCGACCGTGATGCGCAACCAGGCTCAGGCCGGTGCTGCTGCATCCCGTAGCCCGAATCCGCAAGATGACCTGGACTACCTGGACATCCCGGCTTTCCTGCGTCGTCAGGCCGATTAA
- the lpxC gene encoding UDP-3-O-acyl-N-acetylglucosamine deacetylase, whose product MIKQRTLKNIIRATGVGLHSGEKVYLTLKPAPVDTGIVFVRADLDPVVQIPARAENVGETTMSTTLVNGDVKVDTVEHLLSAMAGLGIDNAYVELSASEVPIMDGSAGPFVFLIQSAGLEEQDAAKKFIRILREVTVEDGDKRATFVPFEGFKVSFEIDFDHPVFRDRTQSASVDFSSTSFVKEVSRARTFGFMSDIEYLRKHNLALGGSVENAIVVDADGVLNEDGLRYEDEFVKHKILDAIGDLYLLGNSLIGEFKGFKSGHALNNQLLRKLIEQTDAWEVVTFEDASTAPISYMRPVAAV is encoded by the coding sequence ATGATTAAACAACGCACCCTGAAGAATATTATCCGTGCCACAGGTGTAGGTCTGCACTCCGGGGAGAAGGTATACCTGACCCTCAAGCCCGCACCTGTCGACACCGGCATCGTGTTTGTTCGTGCCGACCTGGACCCTGTGGTGCAGATTCCTGCTCGCGCGGAAAATGTTGGCGAAACCACGATGTCGACCACGTTGGTCAACGGTGACGTCAAAGTGGACACGGTGGAGCACTTGCTCTCGGCCATGGCCGGTCTGGGCATCGATAACGCCTACGTCGAGCTCTCCGCGTCCGAAGTCCCAATCATGGATGGCAGCGCCGGACCCTTCGTATTCTTGATTCAATCTGCCGGCCTGGAAGAACAGGACGCAGCCAAGAAGTTCATTCGCATTCTGCGGGAAGTGACAGTAGAAGACGGCGACAAGCGCGCCACCTTCGTCCCGTTCGAAGGCTTTAAAGTGAGCTTTGAGATCGATTTCGATCACCCGGTATTCCGTGACCGCACACAAAGTGCAAGCGTGGATTTTTCCAGCACTTCGTTCGTAAAAGAAGTCAGCCGCGCCCGTACCTTTGGTTTCATGAGTGACATCGAGTACCTGCGCAAGCATAACCTCGCACTCGGCGGCAGCGTTGAAAACGCCATTGTGGTCGACGCGGATGGTGTACTGAACGAAGACGGCCTTCGCTATGAAGACGAATTTGTGAAGCACAAGATCCTCGATGCAATCGGTGACCTCTACCTGCTGGGCAATAGCCTGATAGGCGAGTTCAAAGGCTTCAAGTCGGGCCACGCCCTTAACAACCAGCTGCTGCGCAAGTTGATTGAGCAGACAGATGCTTGGGAAGTCGTGACCTTCGAAGATGCCAGCACCGCACCGATCTCTTACATGCGTCCCGTCGCGGCGGTGTAA
- a CDS encoding diguanylate cyclase, with protein MSPSTTRPPRPTHRPELLLIIGSCVTVLLIMLVVAVLLTREHANTLQAAQRTANNITQLIDADVLRNVELYDLSIKGLIAATERSDLAGVSASIRHLVLFDRSEAAPYKGDILLLDKNGEVIADSSLLTPKAANFADRDYFQAHRQNPDLGLFISRPFMARCVCDDQWRIAFSRRVSGPDGRFLGVAVASMRLSYFQQLFRSLNIGNDSTINLINQQGILLAQQPLLERDMIDKDLSQRPNVARILKERDGNFRGTSSVDEENRLYTFSTVGNLPLIVVVGLSTDDIFAPWQRAALLISGATGVLCIGLLWLTGMLCMELRRRHRAEQVLSELAATDALTGLANRRTLDQRLRLEWDRAQRSAEPLTVLMIDVDHFKAFNDRHGHQGGDEALRTVAQVIEGNIRRPADLAARYGGEEFAVVLPHTDSQGALVIAEHIRSSVEHLPRVGGDTVPITVSIGLSTWTKNSRTTLEELLLNADQALYEAKHTGRNRVVDACALKP; from the coding sequence ATGAGCCCAAGCACCACCCGCCCGCCCCGCCCGACCCACCGTCCGGAGCTGCTGCTGATCATCGGCAGTTGCGTCACGGTGCTGCTGATCATGTTGGTAGTCGCGGTGTTGCTGACCCGCGAGCACGCCAACACCTTGCAGGCGGCCCAGCGCACGGCCAATAACATCACCCAACTGATCGATGCCGACGTGCTGCGCAACGTCGAGCTGTACGACTTGTCGATCAAAGGCCTGATCGCGGCCACCGAACGCAGTGATTTGGCCGGAGTATCGGCCAGCATCCGCCACCTGGTGCTGTTTGATCGATCGGAAGCGGCGCCGTACAAGGGTGACATCCTGCTGCTGGACAAGAACGGCGAGGTGATTGCCGACTCCTCGCTGCTGACGCCCAAGGCTGCCAACTTCGCCGACCGTGATTACTTTCAGGCCCACCGGCAGAATCCCGACCTGGGCCTGTTCATCAGCCGGCCCTTCATGGCGCGCTGCGTGTGTGACGACCAATGGCGCATCGCATTCAGCCGCAGGGTCTCCGGGCCCGACGGGCGATTCCTCGGGGTGGCCGTGGCCTCCATGCGCCTCTCGTATTTCCAGCAACTGTTCCGCAGCCTGAATATCGGCAACGACAGCACCATCAACCTGATCAACCAGCAAGGCATCCTGCTGGCCCAACAGCCGTTGCTGGAACGGGACATGATCGACAAGGACCTCAGCCAACGCCCCAACGTCGCGCGCATACTGAAAGAGCGCGATGGCAACTTTCGTGGCACGTCCAGTGTGGATGAGGAGAACCGCCTCTATACCTTCTCCACGGTGGGGAATTTACCGCTGATCGTCGTGGTGGGCCTGTCCACGGATGACATATTCGCACCCTGGCAGCGTGCGGCGCTATTGATCAGCGGGGCCACCGGGGTTTTGTGCATTGGCCTGCTGTGGCTGACCGGGATGCTTTGCATGGAACTGCGCAGGCGCCACCGCGCCGAGCAGGTGCTGTCAGAACTGGCAGCCACCGATGCGCTCACCGGCCTGGCCAACCGCCGCACCCTGGACCAGCGCCTGCGCCTGGAATGGGACCGCGCCCAGCGTTCAGCCGAACCGTTGACGGTGCTGATGATTGATGTGGACCACTTCAAGGCGTTCAACGACCGACATGGCCATCAAGGTGGCGACGAGGCATTGCGTACGGTGGCGCAGGTGATCGAGGGCAATATCCGCCGCCCTGCCGATCTCGCGGCCCGATATGGCGGCGAGGAATTTGCGGTGGTGCTGCCGCATACCGACAGCCAGGGGGCGCTGGTGATTGCTGAACATATCCGCAGCAGTGTCGAACACCTGCCGCGGGTGGGCGGGGATACGGTGCCGATTACCGTCAGCATTGGCCTCAGTACCTGGACCAAAAACAGCCGCACCACGCTGGAGGAATTACTGCTCAACGCCGACCAGGCGCTGTATGAGGCCAAGCATACCGGGCGTAATCGCGTTGTTGATGCCTGCGCGTTAAAGCCGTGA
- a CDS encoding sensor domain-containing diguanylate cyclase: protein MSQRRTFTPPARPELLLILGSGLTVILIVIIVAVLLTREHTSALLTAQRSTTNITQLINADVLRNVELYDLALNGLIVATTRHDLPQVSADILHMVQFDQSTAAPFKGEVLLLDKVGAVTADSSTLKPTPRNFANRDYFQIHQQNPNAGLFISRPFKIRCECDQVWRIAFSRRVPGPNGEFAGVAVATMRLAYFDQLFNSLTIGSGSSINLLNNDGILLAQQPLLESDMINKDLSMRPNFKRMLREGSGSFSGLSSISGKQRLYTFTSVGALPLIVVVALSNDDVFAAWRRATVLISGATGVLCIGLLWLTWMLRRELRRRYRAEKVLSELAATDALTGLANRRTLDQRLRLEWERAQRSGEPLALLMIDVDHFKAFNDRHGHQGGDEALRNVARVIGSNIRRPADLAARYGGEEFAVILPDTDRDGASTIAEHIRSAVEHLPPADGDALSITVSIGLSTWDKRRRGSLEELLLSADRALYDAKHSGRNRTVHSQTT, encoded by the coding sequence ATGAGTCAACGCCGCACCTTCACCCCGCCTGCACGCCCGGAGCTTCTGCTGATTCTGGGCAGCGGCCTTACCGTCATCCTGATCGTGATCATCGTTGCCGTACTGCTGACTCGCGAACACACCAGCGCCCTGCTGACGGCCCAGCGCTCCACCACCAATATCACCCAGTTAATCAACGCCGATGTGTTACGCAACGTCGAACTCTACGACCTGGCCCTGAACGGCCTGATTGTCGCGACCACCCGCCACGACTTACCCCAGGTCTCGGCCGACATCCTGCATATGGTGCAGTTCGACCAGTCCACGGCCGCCCCTTTCAAAGGCGAGGTCCTGCTGCTGGACAAGGTCGGCGCGGTCACCGCCGACTCCTCCACGCTGAAGCCCACGCCACGCAATTTCGCCAATCGCGACTATTTCCAGATCCACCAGCAGAACCCCAACGCGGGCTTGTTCATCAGCCGGCCCTTCAAGATTCGTTGCGAGTGCGATCAGGTCTGGCGTATTGCGTTCAGCCGTCGGGTGCCCGGGCCCAATGGCGAGTTTGCCGGTGTGGCGGTGGCGACCATGCGCCTGGCGTATTTCGACCAGCTGTTCAATAGCCTGACCATCGGCAGCGGCAGCAGCATCAACCTGCTGAACAACGACGGCATTCTGCTGGCCCAGCAGCCTCTGCTCGAAAGCGACATGATCAACAAAGACCTGAGCATGCGGCCAAACTTCAAAAGAATGCTGCGCGAAGGCAGCGGCAGTTTCAGCGGTCTCTCCTCCATCAGTGGCAAGCAACGGCTGTACACCTTCACCAGCGTCGGTGCGCTGCCGCTGATTGTGGTGGTGGCGCTGTCCAACGATGACGTGTTTGCCGCCTGGAGACGTGCCACCGTGCTGATCAGTGGCGCCACCGGTGTGCTGTGTATAGGCCTGCTGTGGCTGACCTGGATGCTGCGCCGGGAACTGCGCCGCCGCTATCGCGCCGAGAAGGTGTTGTCGGAACTGGCGGCCACCGACGCCCTCACCGGCTTGGCCAACCGCCGCACCCTCGACCAGCGCCTGCGCCTGGAATGGGAGCGCGCACAACGCTCGGGCGAGCCGCTGGCCTTGCTGATGATCGACGTCGACCACTTCAAGGCCTTCAACGACCGCCATGGCCACCAAGGCGGTGACGAGGCGCTGCGCAACGTCGCCCGGGTCATCGGCAGCAATATTCGTCGCCCCGCCGACCTGGCGGCCCGTTACGGCGGCGAAGAGTTCGCAGTGATCCTGCCGGATACCGACCGCGACGGAGCGAGCACCATCGCCGAGCATATCCGCAGCGCGGTGGAGCACTTGCCACCAGCGGACGGAGACGCGTTGTCGATCACTGTCAGCATCGGCCTCAGTACCTGGGACAAACGCCGCCGTGGTTCACTGGAAGAGCTGCTGCTGAGTGCCGACCGGGCGCTGTATGACGCCAAGCACTCCGGGCGCAACCGCACGGTTCACAGCCAGACCACATGA
- a CDS encoding OprD family porin gives MKTSLTFTPLFLAIAATIVPLAHAADTPTTDGFVEGSSFKINTRNYYMNRDRRDIHTDDSKEWGQGIIGIFESGYTPGTVGFGLDANAMLGLKLDGGGGTDGSSILPVSSGNGKAPGSFSTAGATLKMRAFDTELKAGDLFLNNPVIAGGMTRMLPQTFRGVSLTNHSLDGWMFEGGQASFTKLYNQSGHRRIGTSYGALPNGEDSQHLDWAGVSFSGLPGLTSNLYASELKDIWNQYYYDLDYTWQLNELVSLNPGLHYYHTQDTGKALLGNIDNNTYSLHFTVGVGNHSVTAAYQRVNGNTPFDYISQGDSIYLDNSQQYSDFNGPNERSWKLKYAYDFIGLGLPGLTSAVSYISGKTDLTTVDPDSRGYSSWYSADGKNAKHWERDIDLKYVVQGGKAKDLAVRLQWATNRGGNGYAAVDRDVDEYRVIVDYPIDVF, from the coding sequence GTGAAAACCTCGCTGACGTTCACCCCGTTATTCCTCGCGATTGCTGCAACGATCGTTCCCCTTGCCCACGCGGCAGACACCCCGACCACCGACGGATTCGTCGAAGGTTCCAGCTTCAAGATCAACACCCGCAACTACTACATGAACCGCGACCGTCGCGACATTCACACCGATGACAGCAAGGAATGGGGCCAGGGCATCATCGGCATTTTCGAATCCGGCTACACCCCAGGCACCGTCGGCTTTGGCCTGGACGCCAACGCCATGCTCGGTCTCAAGCTCGACGGCGGTGGCGGCACCGACGGTTCCAGCATCCTGCCGGTGAGCTCCGGCAACGGTAAAGCCCCCGGCTCGTTCTCCACCGCCGGCGCCACCCTGAAAATGCGCGCCTTCGACACCGAGCTGAAAGCCGGCGACCTGTTCCTCAACAACCCGGTAATTGCCGGCGGCATGACCCGCATGCTGCCCCAGACCTTCCGCGGCGTGAGCCTGACCAACCACAGCCTGGACGGCTGGATGTTCGAAGGCGGCCAGGCCAGCTTCACCAAGCTCTACAACCAGAGTGGCCACCGGCGCATCGGCACCAGCTACGGCGCCTTGCCCAACGGTGAAGACAGCCAGCACCTGGACTGGGCCGGTGTGTCCTTCAGCGGACTGCCGGGGCTGACCAGCAACCTGTACGCGTCCGAACTCAAGGACATCTGGAACCAGTACTACTACGACCTGGACTACACCTGGCAACTGAACGAACTGGTCAGTTTGAACCCGGGTCTGCACTACTATCACACCCAGGACACTGGCAAAGCCCTGCTGGGTAACATCGACAACAACACCTACAGCCTGCATTTCACCGTCGGCGTAGGCAATCACAGCGTCACCGCCGCCTACCAGCGGGTCAACGGCAACACACCGTTCGACTACATCAGCCAGGGTGACAGCATCTACCTGGATAACTCCCAGCAATACTCGGACTTCAACGGCCCCAACGAACGCTCGTGGAAGCTCAAATACGCCTATGACTTCATCGGGCTGGGCCTGCCTGGCCTGACCTCGGCGGTGTCGTACATCAGCGGCAAGACCGACCTGACCACCGTCGACCCGGACAGCCGTGGCTACTCATCCTGGTACAGCGCCGACGGCAAGAACGCCAAGCACTGGGAACGGGACATCGACCTCAAGTACGTGGTGCAAGGCGGCAAGGCCAAGGACCTGGCCGTACGCCTGCAGTGGGCAACCAATCGCGGCGGCAATGGCTACGCGGCAGTGGACCGGGACGTGGATGAATACCGGGTGATCGTCGACTACCCGATCGACGTTTTTTAA
- a CDS encoding 2-hydroxyacid dehydrogenase has translation MKKTVLAFSRVTPEMIERLQQDFDVIAPNPKLGDINAQFNEALPHAHGLIGVGRKLGRAQLEGASKLEVVSSVSVGYDNYDLAYFNERGIMLTNTPDVLTESTADLAFALLMSSARRVAELDAWTKAGQWKASVGAPLFGCDVHGKTLGIVGMGNIGAAIARRGRLGFNMPILYSGNSRKTELEQELGAQFRSLDQLLAEADFVCLVVPLSEKTRHLISHRELGLMKSSAILVNISRGPVVDEPALIEALQNQTIRGAGLDVYEQEPLSESPLFQLSNAVTLPHIGSATNETREAMANRALENLRSALLGQRPQDLVNPQVWKG, from the coding sequence ATGAAAAAGACTGTCCTCGCCTTCAGCCGCGTCACCCCGGAAATGATCGAACGCCTGCAACAGGATTTCGATGTCATCGCGCCTAACCCAAAGCTGGGCGACATCAATGCCCAGTTCAACGAGGCTTTGCCGCACGCCCACGGGCTGATCGGCGTAGGCCGCAAATTGGGCCGTGCGCAACTGGAAGGCGCGAGCAAACTGGAAGTGGTTTCCAGCGTGTCGGTGGGCTACGACAACTACGACCTGGCGTACTTCAATGAGCGCGGGATCATGCTTACCAACACTCCGGACGTGCTCACCGAAAGCACCGCCGACCTGGCCTTCGCCCTGCTGATGAGCAGCGCCCGCCGCGTCGCCGAACTGGACGCCTGGACCAAGGCCGGGCAGTGGAAAGCCAGCGTCGGAGCGCCGTTGTTTGGCTGTGATGTACACGGCAAGACCCTGGGCATTGTCGGCATGGGCAACATCGGCGCGGCCATCGCCCGTCGGGGTCGCCTGGGTTTCAATATGCCGATTCTGTACAGCGGCAACAGCCGCAAGACCGAACTGGAACAAGAACTCGGCGCGCAATTTCGCAGCCTCGATCAGTTGCTGGCCGAAGCCGACTTCGTCTGTCTGGTGGTGCCGCTGAGTGAGAAAACCCGCCACCTGATCAGCCATCGCGAGCTGGGGTTGATGAAGTCCAGTGCGATCCTGGTGAACATTTCCCGTGGCCCGGTGGTGGATGAGCCGGCGCTGATCGAGGCCCTGCAAAACCAGACCATCCGTGGCGCCGGCCTGGATGTGTATGAGCAGGAGCCGCTGTCCGAGTCGCCGCTGTTCCAGCTGAGCAATGCCGTGACCCTGCCGCACATCGGCTCGGCCACCAACGAGACCCGCGAAGCCATGGCCAACCGTGCCCTGGAAAACCTGCGCAGTGCGCTGTTGGGCCAGCGTCCGCAGGATTTGGTGAACCCGCAGGTGTGGAAGGGCTGA
- a CDS encoding chemotaxis protein CheV gives MSTTKARADSLSLLLFTLRSGKLMAINLLKVSEIIPCPPLTKLPESHPHVKGIATLRGAALSVIDLSRALGEMPLQDPDGGCLIVTDVSRSKQGLHVQAVSKIVHCLTTDIRPPPFGSGGTRSFITGVTQVEGALVQVLDIEKVIHGIAPAQIEAAPTDLTMEEAEVLGNARILVVDDSQVALQQSVHTLRNLGLTCHTARSAKEAIDRLLELQGTVEQINVVVSDIEMSEMDGYAFTRTLRETPDFQDLYVLLHTSLDSAMNSEKARLAGANAVLTKFSSPELTKCLVVAAQTVAQQGL, from the coding sequence ATGTCCACCACCAAAGCCCGCGCAGACTCACTCTCGCTTCTGCTCTTTACCTTGCGCAGCGGCAAGCTGATGGCGATCAACCTGTTGAAAGTCAGTGAAATCATTCCCTGCCCGCCGCTGACCAAGCTGCCGGAGTCGCACCCCCACGTCAAAGGCATCGCCACCTTGCGCGGCGCCGCCTTGTCGGTGATCGACCTGAGCCGGGCGCTGGGGGAAATGCCCCTGCAAGACCCGGACGGCGGCTGCCTGATCGTCACCGATGTGAGCCGTTCCAAGCAGGGCCTGCATGTGCAGGCGGTAAGTAAGATCGTGCACTGCCTGACCACCGACATTCGCCCGCCGCCGTTTGGCTCGGGCGGCACGCGTTCGTTTATCACCGGTGTGACCCAGGTCGAAGGCGCCCTGGTGCAGGTGCTGGACATCGAAAAAGTCATCCACGGCATCGCCCCGGCGCAGATCGAAGCGGCGCCCACTGACCTGACCATGGAAGAAGCCGAAGTACTGGGCAACGCCCGGATCCTGGTGGTGGACGACAGCCAGGTGGCCCTGCAGCAATCGGTGCACACCCTGCGCAATCTCGGCCTGACCTGCCACACCGCCCGCAGCGCCAAGGAAGCGATCGACCGTTTGCTGGAGCTGCAAGGCACCGTCGAGCAAATCAACGTGGTGGTGTCGGACATCGAAATGTCCGAAATGGACGGCTACGCCTTCACCCGCACCCTGCGGGAAACCCCGGACTTCCAGGACCTCTATGTGCTGCTGCACACCTCCCTGGACAGTGCGATGAACAGCGAAAAGGCCCGCCTGGCCGGCGCCAATGCGGTGCTCACCAAGTTCTCCTCCCCCGAACTGACCAAGTGCCTGGTGGTCGCCGCCCAGACCGTTGCACAGCAGGGCCTCTGA